The following are from one region of the Brienomyrus brachyistius isolate T26 chromosome 13, BBRACH_0.4, whole genome shotgun sequence genome:
- the LOC125706340 gene encoding uncharacterized protein LOC125706340 codes for MDGQTFKFDCNRQRTYDRHQPSHDVTTPTPQHNTDVSYLAQAIQNSIAINRLPMPEPAVFNGDPIHFIEWKASFMSLIQRTGISSADKLYYLKKYIRGPAHKCLEGTFYRTDNEAYKDAWNKLNQRYGQPFIFQRAFWEKLSKWPQIRTKDAEGLRTFSDFLNACLQAMPHAKGLDIPSDFKENQKLIQKLPDWVALCCNRRVMVALMEGGKFPSFQDFAKFISIEAVIACNPVTCLHALHSVDSHQEKIIIREPKTNKANVLSTQATVGRDKETSTNDRVWAPCILCQCNKHQLHRCPDLMKMSLEKRRTYVKDNKLSYACLKPGHCAKECCRRHSCEVCRRGHPTSLHDYSYEKNGSRDQPVPDITTATSNVRKLQLLCHLMPPVKNSHIAPP; via the coding sequence ATGGATGGCCAGACCTTTAAATTTGACTGCAACAGACAAAGAACCTATGACAGACATCAACCTTCGCATGATGTCACAACACCAACACCACAACACAACACTGATGTGTCTTACCTGGCTCAAGCTATTCAGAACAGCATAGCCATTAACAGGCTCCCAATGCCAGAGCCTGCTGTGTTTAATGGGGATCCAATTCATTTTATTGAATGGAAGGCATCCTTTATGTCACTCATTCAGAGAACAGGTATCTCTTCAGCAGATAAGCTGTATTACCTTAAGAAATATATTCGTGGTCCTGCTCATAAATGTCTTGAGGGCACTTTCTACCGAACTGATAATGAGGCATACAAGGATGCTTGGAATAAGCTTaatcagcgatatggtcagccattCATCTTCCAAAGAGCATTTTGGGAGAAGCTCTCAAAATGGCCACAAATACGGACCAAAGATGCCGAAGGGCTACGAACATTTTCTGATTTTTTAAATGCCTGTCTGCAAGCTATGCCTCATGCAAAGGGCCTAGACATACCGAGTGACTTTAAGGAAAATCAAAAATTAATTCAGAAGCTACCTGACTGGGTAGCATTGTGCTGTAATCGTCGGGTTATGGTAGCCCTCATGGAAGGTGGCAAATTCCCATCATTCCAAGACTTTGCCAAATTCATATCAATTGAGGCAGTAATTGCATGCAATCCTGTCACCTGCCTACATGCACTTCACTCAGTGGATTCACACCAGGAAAAAATAATCATAAGGGAACCTAAAACAAACAAGGCTAATGTTCTCAGCACTCAAGCCACTGTTGGCAGGGATAAAGAGACATCAACTAACGACAGAGTATGGGCTCCATGCATCTTATGCCAGTGTAACAAACATCAACTCCACAGATGTCCTGATCTTATGAAAATGTCTCTTGAGAAGCGAAGGACATATGTAAAGGACAATAAGCTGAGCTATGCTTGTTTAAAACCAGGTCACTGTGCAAAGGAATGCTGTCGTCGCCATAGCTGTGAGGTATGCAGGAGAGGGCACCCCACTAGTCTTCATGATTACAGCTATGAGAAGAATGGAAGTAGAGACCAACCTGTGCCTGATATAACCACAGCTACAAGCAATGTAAGGAAACTACAGCTGCTATGTCACTTAATGCCACCAGTCAAGAACAGTCACATAGCACCTCCATGA
- the snx33 gene encoding sorting nexin-33 translates to MSLRAKALYTFHSENKDEINIQENEELVIFDERAVDGWLQGENSRGERGIFPASYVEIIRPRSNSNITDNSLSPAGSPGNDSSYFPSTPNTSLRLPSYEDDDWDDWDDWDDSSTVVEDGDPRQGVGANGHAHQSSYTNPNVHYRPKPHMERQDSISSSRKGSMVGRNLNRFSSFVRSGVEAFVLGDVPMMAKIAESYTIEMGPRGPQWKENPQPFTCSIEDPTKQTKFKGIKTYISYRVTPSHTGRPVYRRYKHFDWLYNRLLHKFTVISVPHLPEKQATGRFEEDFIEKRQRRLILWMNHMTSHPVLSQYEGFEHFLMCADDKQWKLGKRRAEKDEMVGAHFMLTFQIPNEHQDLQDVEERVDSFKAFAKKMDDSVMQLTHVTSELVRKHLGGFRKEFQRLGNAFQSISQAFTLDPPYSSDALNNAISHTGRTYENIGEMFAEQPKYDLFHMLDKLSLYQGLLANFPDIIHLQKGAFAKVKESQRMSDEGKMDQDEADGIRKRCRTVGFALQAEMNHFHQRREVDFKEMMQAYLRQQIAFYQRVGQQLERTLRMYDNL, encoded by the exons ATGTCACTACGGGCCAAAGCACTGTACACCTTTCACAGTGAGAACAAGGACGAGATCAATATCCAGGAGAATGAGGAGCTGGTTATTTTTGACGAGAGGGCTGTAGATGGCTGGTTACAGGGTGAGAACAGTCGAGGGGAGAGGGGCATCTTCCCAGCCTCCTACGTGGAGATAATCCGTCCTCGCTCCAACTCGAACATAACGGACAACTCATTGAGCCCTGCAGGATCTCCGGGCAATGACTCCTCCTATTTCCCCTCTACCCCAAACACATCTTTACGCCTGCCAAGCTATGAAGATGATGATTGGGATGACTGGGATGACTGGGACGACAGCTCGACAGTGGTGGAGGACGGGGATCCTCGGCAAGGTGTTGGGGCCAATGGCCATGCACACCAGAGCTCCTACACCAACCCCAACGTCCACTACCGGCCCAAGCCCCACATGGAACGACAGGACAGCATCTCCAGCTCCCGAAAGGGGAGCATGGTGGGTCGTAACCTCAACCGCTTCTCCAGCTTCGTCCGGTCAGGCGTGGAGGCCTTCGTACTGGGTGACGTGCCAATGATGGCCAAGATAGCGGAGTCGTACACCATCGAGATGGGTCCAAGGGGCCCCCAGTGGAAGGAGAACCCTCAGCCTTTCACATGCTCCATCGAGGACCCCACCAAGCAGACGAAATTCAAGGGCATAAAGACTTACATCTCCTACAGAGTGACACCGAGTCACACGGGACGTCCTGTGTACCGCCGTTATAAGCACTTTGACTGGCTCTACAACAGACTGCTGCACAAGTTCACCGTCATTTCCGTGCCGCACCTGCCAGAGAAGCAGGCCACGGGACGCTTCGAGGAGGACTTCATCGAGAAGCGCCAGAGGAGGCTGATCCTCTGGATGAACCACATGACGAGCCACCCCGTGCTGTCACAGTACGAGGGCTTCGAGCACTTCCTCATGTGCGCCGACGACAAGCAGTGGAAGCTGGGCAAGCGGCGCGCGGAGAAGGACGAGATGGTGGGCGCCCACTTCATGCTCACCTTCCAGATTCCAAACGAGCACCAGGACCTGCAGGATGTAGAGGAGCGAGTGGACTCCTTCAAGGCCTTTGCTAAAAAGATGGACGACAGCGTGATGCAGCTCACTCACGTGACCTCTGAGCTGGTGCGCAAGCATCTGGGGGGCTTCCGCAAGGAGTTCCAGAGGCTGGGGAACGCCTTCCAGTCCAtcagccaggccttcacgttgGACCCGCCATACAGCTCGGACGCCCTAAACAATGCCATCTCCCACACTGGCCGCACCTACGAGAACATCGGGGAGATGTTTGCCGAGCAGCCAAAGTATGATCTTTTCCATATGCTggacaagctctctctctaccAGGGTCTGCTGGCCAACTTTCCAGACATCATTCACCTACAAAAAG GTGCCTTCGCCAAGGTGAAGGAGAGCCAGAGGATGAGCGACGAGGGGAAGATGGACCAGGACGAGGCGGACGGCATCCGCAAGCGCTGCCGGACGGTGGGGTTTGCCTTGCAGGCGGAGATGAACCACTTCCACCAGCGGCGTGAAGTAGACTTCAAGGAGATGATGCAGGCCTACCTCAGGCAGCAGATTGCCTTCTACCAGCGGGTGGGCCAGCAGCTGGAGCGCACGCTGCGCATGTATGACAACCTCTAG